GCCGGCCGCGTGGGCCGCCTTGCCGTGGAAGTCGACGTCGAGCGCGACGCGCGAGAGCGACGAGCCACGCACGGCATCCGATCCCGACGGGTGCACCATGATCGCGAGGTCGACGCCGTCGAGCACGCCGCCGTCGATCATCGGCACCTTGCCGGCCGCCCCCTCCTCGCCGGGGCTGCCGATCACGACGAGGTGCGCCGGCACGGGCGACGCCTCGAGCGCATCCTTCACGAGCATCCCCGCGCCGAGCCCGGCGGCGGCGATGACGTTGTGGCCGCACGCGTGACCGATCTCCTCGAGCGCGTCGTACTCGCAGAAGATCGCGATCGTCGGGGCGTCGGCGCCCGCATCCGGCGTCGACCACCGGCCGACGAACGCGGTGTCGAGGCCGGCGAAGCCGCGATCGACGGCGAAGCCCGCGAGCTCGAGCTCGGCCGTGAGGCGCGCGGCGGCGTGCGTCTCGGTGAAGCGGATCTCGGGATGCGCGTGCAGGTCGGCGGCGACGTCGACGAGCGTCGTGATGCGCGCCTCGAGCAGCGTCTGCAGCTCGGCGATCGTCGCGGGCATCGCGGCGATGCCGGCCTCGGTGGCGGGACGCACGGTGGTGATGGACACGGGGAGGACCTCCTTGGGTCGGTCGGGGTGAGCGGGTGTGGCGGGCGGGTCATCGAACGGGCATGGCGGCGGTCACAGGTTCAGTCCGTGGCCGGGCCCGACGGGCAGGCCGAGCAGACCCCACACGAGGAACTGCAGCAGCCACACGCCCCAGATGACGAGGGTGAAGGGGATGACGAGGCTGAAGAGCGTGCCGAGGCCCGCCTTCGGCGACCAGCGCTGCAGCAGGCCGAGCACGACCGGCAGCATCGGGTTCATCGGCACGAGCGGGTTCGTCGCGGAGTCGGTGATGCGGAACGCGGCCTGCACGTACGCGGGGTCGATGCCGGCGAGCATGAACATGGGCACGAAGATCGGCGCGAGCAGGGTCCACAGCGCGGATCCCGATGCGAGCAGCAGCGCAGGCAGGGTGCAGAAGAGGCTGAAGAGCAGCAGGCCGCCGATGCCGCCGAGGCCCGTGGCCTCCATGCCCTGCGCGCCGGCGGTGGCGATGAGCAGGCCGAGCTGCGACCAGTTGAACCACGCGATGGCCTGCGCCGCCGTGAAGATCACGACGATGAACGGCACGAGGTCCTTCACGGCGGCCGTCATGTGCTCGGGGATCTGCGTCGCCTTCGTCAGGGTCCTCGCGCCGAGGCCGTAGGCGACGCCCGCGATGAGGAAGAGGAACAGGATGAAGATCGGCAGGGCCGTCATGAAGGGCGAGCGCAGGATCTGGCCGCCCTCGCCCTGCAGCGGCGAGCCGGGCACGAGCAGCGCGACGGCGACGAGCGCAAGGTAGACGACGACCGAGATCGCGGCGATGCGCAGGCCGCGACGCTCGATGGGCTCGAGCGGCTTCGACGCGTCCTCGTCGGCGAGCCCGCCCTCGTAGGGGGTGAGGCGCGGCTCGACGTAGCGCTGGCAGACGACGGTGATGACGACGGCGAGGATGAGCGTCGACGTGGCCATGAAGAAGTAGTTGGCGACGGGCGAGACGGATGCCTCGGGGTCGACGATCTGCGCCGCCGACGTCGTGATGCCCGAGAGCAGCACGTCGGTGCCGGCGGGCACGATGTTCGCCGAGAAGCCGGCGACGACGGCCGCGTACGAGGCGGCGAAGCCCGCGAGCGGGTGGCGGCCGGCGGCGAGGAACGCGGCGGCGGCGAGCGGCGGCAGGATGACCATGGCCGAGTCGGAGGCCAGGTTGCCCATGAGGCTCACGAGCACGACCACGAACGTCACGGCCCAGGCCGGTGCCGCGAGCACGGCGCCGCGCATCGCGGCCTTCAGCAGCCCGAGGCGCTCGGCGACGCCGATGCCGAGCATGACCGTGACGATGAGGCCGAGCGGCGGGAAGGTCACGAAGTTCGTGATGGCGTTCGTGAGCGCGTAGACGGCGCCTTCGCCCGAGAGGATGCTGCGGATCGGCACCGCCTCGCCCGTCGCCGGGTCGGTCGTCTCGGCGCCGAGCAGCGCCGCGACGCCGGAGGCGACGGCGACGAGGCCGGCGATGATGAGGAACAGGTAGAAGGGGTGGGGCAGCGTGTTGCCCACCCGCTCGATGCCGCGCAGGATGCGTCCGCCGACGCCCTTGGCGTCGGCGAGCGTGAGCGTCGTGGTGGTGTCGGTGGACATGTGGTTGCTCCGTGGGATCGGCGCCGCGCCGTTGCGGCGGACGGACGTTGCGTGGCATCTTGCCGATCGCATGTCACGAACCGTGTTGCATGATCGATCCGAACCTCGGATGGTGCGATCATGTTCGACATGCATCCCACGGTCCCGCCGCATCCGCACGACCTGTCGGATTCGGACCTGGCCCTGGTGGCCGCCCTGCAGGACGCGCCACGGGCATCGTGGGCGGCGATCGGCCGCGTCATCGGCACGAGCGCGCCGACCGCGAGACGCCGCTGGGAGGCGATCGCCGAGTCGGGCGCCGCGTGGACGACGACCTACGCGGGCTTCTCGGCGGGACTGCTGTTCGGCCTCGCCGAGGTGCGCTGCCGACCCGGCACGGTCGACGCCGTGGCCGCGACCCTGCGGCAGCATCCGAAGATCATCTCCGTCACCGGCATGACGGGCGACCGCGACCTGTCGCTCACGATCCTCGCCGACGACATGGCCCAGTTCCGCAGGCTCATCCAGTCGTGGCTCGGCACCCACGAGGCCGTGACGGGCGTGCGCACCACCGTCGTCACGCGCATGATCTCCGACGGCTCGCGCTGGCGCGCCGTCGGCCCGCCGCACGACCGTCCGCCGCAGGCGACGCTCGACGAGGGACGCACCGACGGCGACGCCGCGACCGGCGAGCAGTGGCGCGCCGTGCTCACGGAGCTCGAGCGCGACGGCCGCGCGAGCGCTCGCGACATCGCCGCCCGCATCGGCACGTCGGAGGCGCACGCACGCCGCGTCGTGCGGCGCCTGCTGGCGAGCGGATGGATCCAGCAGCGCATCGACGTCTCCCTCGAGCAGCGCATGTGGCCGCACGCGCTCGCGCTGTGGCTCGTCGTGCCCGCCGCCCGGCTCGAGGCGACGGCGATGCAGATCGCCGACATGCCGATGACGCGCATGTGCGCGGCCCTCGCGGGCGGCGCCTCGAACCTGTACGTCATCGTGTGGCTGCGCGAGATCGCCGACGCCGCGACGATGGAGGCCGAGCTCGCCCGCAGCCTCGAGCTGCGCGTGCTCGACCGCGCCATCCTGCTGCACTACTACAAGCGCGTCGGGCACCTCTTCGACGACGCCAACCGGCGCGAGGGGCACGTGTCGTGGCTGGCGGAGCTGCCGTAGGCCCGACCAGCTGCGGGTGGTGGCAGGATGCGAGCAGCGCATCCGAGCAGAGGAGCATCCATGTCGTTCCAGGCCTACCTCGACGCCGTGGAGGCGAAGACCGGCAAGACCCCGCGCGCGCTCGTCGCCGAGGCGACGGAGCTCGGGTTCGGCGCCGACACGAAGGCCGGCCCCATCCTCGAGTGGCTCAAGGATGCGTACGGCCTCGGACGCGGGCACGGGATGGCGATGGTGCACGTCATCACGAAGGGCCCGGGCATCGGGTCGAAGCACGTGGGCTCGACGGGCTCGCACCGCGACGAGTCGGACACGCTCTGGCTCGACGGCAAGGACGCGAAGCCCGCCGACTGGGGCGCCTGACCCGCCAAGGCCCGCTCCTCGAGGTGCGAACGCAGTGAGCCTCGAAAGGAGCCGCCCGTAGAGGGCACCCTTCGAGGCTCGCTTCGCGGATCCTGAGGAGGCCGCGAGCGGAGCGAGCAGCCGTCTCGAAGGGCGCACCTCAGGGAGCGGGTGGGGGACGCGTCCCGCTCGTGGAGAGCGGGGCGCGACCGCGCTACTCGACGATGACCGCCGTCAGCTGCGACAGCGGCTCGGCCAGCGCATTCAGCTGCGCCGCGAGCGCGTTCCGCTCGTCGTCGCCGACCGTGTCGTACGAGACGAAGCCCTCGTCGAACGAGCCGTAGGTGGCGAGCAGCGCCGTCATGGCATCGAACTCGGTCTCGAGGTCGTCGGCGAGCGCCGTGCCGTCGTCCGAGGCCTCGGCGAGGTCGCGCACCGACTCGAACGCGACCTGGGCACCCTCGACGTTCGCGAGGAAGTCGTAGAGGTCGGTGTGCGAGAACTCGTCCTCCTCGCCGGGCAGCTTGCCGTCGGGTGCGGCGACCTCGTCGAGCAGGCCGACGGCGCCGTTCGAGATGTCGGAGATCGACAGCGTGAAGTCGTCGCTGAAGACGAGGTCGTACAGCGACTGCACGTCGGCGACGAGGCGGTCGGCGTAGTACGCGCGGCCGTCGGCGTCGAGCGGCGCGAACACCTGGCGACCCTCGAGGTCGGTCAGGTCGAGGTACGCGAGCTGCGCGCCGGCCTCGTCGACGTACGTCTCGCCCTGGTAGTTCGACAGGCCCTCGTCGAGCCACAGGTCGAGCTCGATGCGGTGGAAGCCGGTGAACTCATCGAGCTCGGCGACGGCGCCGGGCAGGCGGTAGTCGATCGCGGGGTCGAGGTCGCCGAACTGCTCGGCGGTCGGCTCGATGCGCTCGTAGTACTGACGAGCGAGGGGGAAGAGGCGGCGGGCCCCGTCGTCGTCGCCGGCGACGTACGCGTCGGTGAAGGCGGCGACGGCGGTGACGAGCTCGCTCACCTGCGACTTCGTGTACGCGACGTACGCGTCGATCGCGGTCTGCTCGTCCGCATCCACCGCGAACGCCTCGCCCGAGACGGTGAACTCGGCGATGCCCTGCGGCTGGCCGACCATGCCGGGGCGGCACGCCGTGTAGTAGGTGCCGGGCTGCAGCTGCACGCGCAGCGAGACGGGCTGGCCGTCGTTCGCGAGGTTCTCGCGCTCGGCCACGATCTGCAGCTGGTCGTCGGCGAAGATCTCGAACTCGTCGACCTGGGATCCGGAGTTCACCATCGTGAACTCGACGGTCCCTGCAGTGGCCTGGGCGACGGCGACGTCGCAGGCGCCGTCGGCGATCGCGACGTCGATGGCCTCGGCGTCGGGCTGGTTGGGCACGCATCCGGCGAGGCCGAGGCCGATGGATGCGGCGAGCGCGGCCGCGAGGACGCGCTGGGAGGGGCGGTTCATGCATGCTCCTGGGTGCTGGTGCTGGTGCTGGTGCTGGGTATGGGTGGCGGGGTGGTCGGGGCCTGGCGTCGCCGCAGTGCGATGCGCAGGAAGATCGTGAGCGCCGGGACGACGTAGAGCCACCAGGCGATGACCTGCAGCCACGTCGGCTCCGACGTGTAGCCGACGAGGCCGAACAGCAGCGCGCCGAGCACGGAGCCGTGCTCCGACAGCACGGCCTCGAGGCTGTAGGCGATCATCGAGCCGCCGGGCAGCACGCCCGCCTCCTGCAGGTCGCCGACGCCGTAGGCGAGCACGCCGGCGGCGACGACGACGAGCACGGCGCCCGTGATCGTGAAGAAGCGACCGAGGTTCAGGCGCAGGGCGCCGCGGTAGACGAGCCAGCCGAGCACGACGGCGACGAGGATGCCCGCGGTCGCCGAGAGCGTCGCGAGACCGATGCCGCCCGCGGCGTCGACGGTCGCCCAGATGAACAGCGTCGTCTCGACGCCCTCGCGGATCACCGAGAGCGCGGCCATGAGCACGAGCGCGAGGCCGCCGCGCGCGAGCGCCTTGCCGACCTTCTCGACGACCTCCGTGCGCATGCTGCGCGCCGTCTTGGCCATCCACACCGTCATCCAGGTGATGAAGCCGACGGCGACGATCGAGAGGATGCCGCCGAGCAGCTCCTGCCCCTGGAACGAGAGGCCGTACGGGCCCCAGGTGAGCACGGCGCCGAGGGCGAGGGTGCCGGCGACGGCGAGGCCGACGCCGAGCCACACGTGGCGCAGCAGGTCACGGCGGTCGGCGCGCACGAGGGTGGCGACGATGATGCCGACGACGAGGGCGGCCTCGAGGCCCTCGCGCAGGCCGATGAGGAAGTTCACGAACACGGACGGGACTCCGACGATCTCAGGAGCCGCGTCGCATCGGCGGCGCAGCAGGGAAGGCAAGCCTTACCTCAGCAGCGAACCTACACTGAGTCCGTGACGGATGACAACGCGCCCGATCGGGGCGCTCGCGGGCTCTCGCGCCGCGGCATGCTCGGCCTGATCGGCGCCGGTGGCGCGGGACTCGCGCTCGGTGGCGTCGGTGGCGCGTTCGCGGGTGCGCAGACCGTGCGCGGCGAGCGAGCGGCGCGCGCGTACGACTTCCACGGCGAGCACCAGCAGGGCGTCACGACGCTCTCCCCCGACGCGCTCGTGCTCGCGAGCCTCGACATGGTCGACGGCGCCACGGTCGACGATCTGCGCGAGCTGCTCGCCGACTGGACCTACGCCGCGTCGCGGCTCGCGCAGGGGCTCGAGGTCGCCGAGGACGGCGCCATCGGCGCGAGCCCCGAGGCGCCGCCGCCCGACTCCGGCGAGGCGCTCGGCCTCGACGCCGCGGGCCTCACGCTCACGTTCGGCGTCGGCCCGACGCTCTTCGACGACCGCTTCGACCTGGCCGAGCGGCGCCCCGCGGCACTCGTCGACCTGCCCCTCTTCGCCGGCGACCTGCTCGAGCCCGCCCGATGCGGCGGCGACCTCGTCATCCAGGCGTGCGCGGCCGACTCGCAGGTCGCCCTGCACGCCGTGCGCAACCTGCTCCGCATCGGCTTCGGCCGCGCGCAGGTGCGCTGGCTGCAGACGGGCTTCACGCATGCCGAGGGCAGCGCCGAGCGCACCATGACGCCCCGCAACCTGCTGGGCTTCAAGGACGGCAGCGCCAACCTGCGCGTCGACGACGCCGCGCACCTCGGCGAGTTCGTGTGGGTCGGCGACGACGCCGACCAGCCGTGGATGGCGGGCGGCACGTACCTCGTCGCGCGCCGCATCCGCATGACCGTCGAGTCGTGGGACCGCACGCGCCTGCGCGAGCAGGAGCGCGTCATCGGCCGCACGAAGGTCGAGGGCGCACCGCTGTCGGGCGGCGAGGAGCGCGACGACGTCGACCTCGACGCCACCGACGACACGGGCCAGCCCGCGATGGATGCCGACGCGCACGTGCGGCTCGCGCATCCATCGGTCACGGGCACGCGCATCCTGCGCCGCCCCTTCAACTACGTCGACGGCGTCACGAGCGTCGGGCAGCTGGATGCGGGGCTCGTGTTCCTGTCGTTCCAGCGCGATCCCGAGCAGTTCGTCACGATCCAGCGGTCGCTGCGCACCGATCTGCTCAACGAGTACATCCGCCACGTCGGCTCTGCGGTGTTCGCGATCCTGCCGGGCGTCGCCGAGGGCGAGTCGCTGGGCGATCGCCTGCTCGGCTGACGCCGCCGCGCCCCCCGCACGCAGGAGGGCCGGTCGACCCGCAGGTCGACCGGCCCTTCGCGTGCGTCGGGCGTCAGCCCTCGCCGCGGCGGCGGCGGATGCCGAGCACGAGGCCCACGCCGATCGTGAGCAGCGCCGCGAGGGCGAGCCAGCCGGCGACCTCGACGCCCGTGCGCGGCAGGTCGCTGCCCGCCTGGCCGCCCTCGGCGCCCGACTCGGGGTCGCCGATGTCGGAGCCGGGGTCGCTCGGCGCCGGCGCGCTGGGCTCGGGCGTGCCGGGGTCGGACGGGCCGGGCTCGCTGGGCTCGGGCGTGCCGGGCTCGCTCGGGCCGGGGGTGCCCGGATCCTGCGCGAACTCGATGACGATGTCGCCGGAGACGACCGTGCCGTCCTCCTCGACGCCCGTCCAGCGCACCGGCGTCGGGTCGCCCGTGAAGCCGTCCTCGGGCGTGAAGGTGATGAGACCGGTGGTCGCGTCGACCTCCCACAGGCCCTCGCCGGGCACGACGAGGCGCATGACCTGCGCGCCGAAGGCGTCGAGCAGGCGCACCGAGGCGCGCTGCAGCGTGGGCGACTTCGAGCCCGGGTCGACCGTCACGGGGCTGCCCGCCGGGGCGGTGGCGACGATGTCGGCGACCTGCTCGGCGGCGCCGGCCGTGACCTGCGGGCGGTACGTCGCCGCAGCCGCGGTGCCGTTGGCGTCGAGCACGCGGTACGCGACGCCCGTCGCGGTGCCGACGAAGCCGGCCTCGGGCGTGAACTCGATGCGGCCGTCGACGAGCGCGTACGATCCCTCGCCCGGCACGACGACGACGGTCGCGGGGGCGCCGACGGCGTCGAGCAGCGTGAGCGAGTCGCGCACGAGCGGCACCGCCGCGTCTCCGGCGGCGTCGTTCGCGAGCGGGTCGACGGACTGCGTCGCGCGCTGCACGCCCGTCGACGAGTCGTCGGCGGCGACGGGCGTCACGGCCGTGACGGCCGCGCGCGCCGTGCCGACGGCGGGGATGCCGTTGGCGTCGCTCACGCGGTAGCCGACGGCGGGCGTCGTGCCGACGAAGCCGGGCTCGGGCGTGAAGACGAGCACGGGCACGTCGCCCGAGCGGTCGATCGTCCAGACGCCCTGACCGTCGACGACGACGCGGTCGACGGGCTGGCCGGCGTCGTCGAGCAGCTGCAGCGTCGCGGGGCGCAGCGGCACGTCGGCGTCGCCGGGCTCGTCGTTCGCGAGCACGTCGACCACGACGGGCGCGCCCTGGCGGCCCGTGCCGAGGTCGGGGCTCGCGATGGGCGTGACGGCGCCGATCGTGGCGCCGACCGTCGCGGTCGCGACGGTGCCGTTGGCGTCGGCGACGCGGTACGGCACGGGCGTCGCGTCGCCCGAGAACGTCG
The sequence above is a segment of the Agrococcus jejuensis genome. Coding sequences within it:
- the efeO gene encoding iron uptake system protein EfeO — protein: MNRPSQRVLAAALAASIGLGLAGCVPNQPDAEAIDVAIADGACDVAVAQATAGTVEFTMVNSGSQVDEFEIFADDQLQIVAERENLANDGQPVSLRVQLQPGTYYTACRPGMVGQPQGIAEFTVSGEAFAVDADEQTAIDAYVAYTKSQVSELVTAVAAFTDAYVAGDDDGARRLFPLARQYYERIEPTAEQFGDLDPAIDYRLPGAVAELDEFTGFHRIELDLWLDEGLSNYQGETYVDEAGAQLAYLDLTDLEGRQVFAPLDADGRAYYADRLVADVQSLYDLVFSDDFTLSISDISNGAVGLLDEVAAPDGKLPGEEDEFSHTDLYDFLANVEGAQVAFESVRDLAEASDDGTALADDLETEFDAMTALLATYGSFDEGFVSYDTVGDDERNALAAQLNALAEPLSQLTAVIVE
- a CDS encoding Lrp/AsnC family transcriptional regulator, with the translated sequence MHPTVPPHPHDLSDSDLALVAALQDAPRASWAAIGRVIGTSAPTARRRWEAIAESGAAWTTTYAGFSAGLLFGLAEVRCRPGTVDAVAATLRQHPKIISVTGMTGDRDLSLTILADDMAQFRRLIQSWLGTHEAVTGVRTTVVTRMISDGSRWRAVGPPHDRPPQATLDEGRTDGDAATGEQWRAVLTELERDGRASARDIAARIGTSEAHARRVVRRLLASGWIQQRIDVSLEQRMWPHALALWLVVPAARLEATAMQIADMPMTRMCAALAGGASNLYVIVWLREIADAATMEAELARSLELRVLDRAILLHYYKRVGHLFDDANRREGHVSWLAELP
- the efeU gene encoding iron uptake transporter permease EfeU yields the protein MFVNFLIGLREGLEAALVVGIIVATLVRADRRDLLRHVWLGVGLAVAGTLALGAVLTWGPYGLSFQGQELLGGILSIVAVGFITWMTVWMAKTARSMRTEVVEKVGKALARGGLALVLMAALSVIREGVETTLFIWATVDAAGGIGLATLSATAGILVAVVLGWLVYRGALRLNLGRFFTITGAVLVVVAAGVLAYGVGDLQEAGVLPGGSMIAYSLEAVLSEHGSVLGALLFGLVGYTSEPTWLQVIAWWLYVVPALTIFLRIALRRRQAPTTPPPIPSTSTSTSTQEHA
- a CDS encoding AbgT family transporter; its protein translation is MSTDTTTTLTLADAKGVGGRILRGIERVGNTLPHPFYLFLIIAGLVAVASGVAALLGAETTDPATGEAVPIRSILSGEGAVYALTNAITNFVTFPPLGLIVTVMLGIGVAERLGLLKAAMRGAVLAAPAWAVTFVVVLVSLMGNLASDSAMVILPPLAAAAFLAAGRHPLAGFAASYAAVVAGFSANIVPAGTDVLLSGITTSAAQIVDPEASVSPVANYFFMATSTLILAVVITVVCQRYVEPRLTPYEGGLADEDASKPLEPIERRGLRIAAISVVVYLALVAVALLVPGSPLQGEGGQILRSPFMTALPIFILFLFLIAGVAYGLGARTLTKATQIPEHMTAAVKDLVPFIVVIFTAAQAIAWFNWSQLGLLIATAGAQGMEATGLGGIGGLLLFSLFCTLPALLLASGSALWTLLAPIFVPMFMLAGIDPAYVQAAFRITDSATNPLVPMNPMLPVVLGLLQRWSPKAGLGTLFSLVIPFTLVIWGVWLLQFLVWGLLGLPVGPGHGLNL
- a CDS encoding amidohydrolase — translated: MSITTVRPATEAGIAAMPATIAELQTLLEARITTLVDVAADLHAHPEIRFTETHAAARLTAELELAGFAVDRGFAGLDTAFVGRWSTPDAGADAPTIAIFCEYDALEEIGHACGHNVIAAAGLGAGMLVKDALEASPVPAHLVVIGSPGEEGAAGKVPMIDGGVLDGVDLAIMVHPSGSDAVRGSSLSRVALDVDFHGKAAHAAGAPEIGRNALDGATLSLTAIGLLRQQMTDDVRIHAIITNGGQAPNIIPEHAALRIFVRAGDREHLLTDVVPRVRACFDGAALATGTTVEIAENTPPYFSLRSNVTLVDVAEAAYGVLGRELEPDPTLAGSTDMGNVSHVVPSIHPMICLARDVAPHTREFAAAAGDPALAPPAIADGAVMLAATALSAFRDPAIVADAKATFEG
- a CDS encoding DUF4287 domain-containing protein, which translates into the protein MSFQAYLDAVEAKTGKTPRALVAEATELGFGADTKAGPILEWLKDAYGLGRGHGMAMVHVITKGPGIGSKHVGSTGSHRDESDTLWLDGKDAKPADWGA
- the efeB gene encoding iron uptake transporter deferrochelatase/peroxidase subunit, with translation MTDDNAPDRGARGLSRRGMLGLIGAGGAGLALGGVGGAFAGAQTVRGERAARAYDFHGEHQQGVTTLSPDALVLASLDMVDGATVDDLRELLADWTYAASRLAQGLEVAEDGAIGASPEAPPPDSGEALGLDAAGLTLTFGVGPTLFDDRFDLAERRPAALVDLPLFAGDLLEPARCGGDLVIQACAADSQVALHAVRNLLRIGFGRAQVRWLQTGFTHAEGSAERTMTPRNLLGFKDGSANLRVDDAAHLGEFVWVGDDADQPWMAGGTYLVARRIRMTVESWDRTRLREQERVIGRTKVEGAPLSGGEERDDVDLDATDDTGQPAMDADAHVRLAHPSVTGTRILRRPFNYVDGVTSVGQLDAGLVFLSFQRDPEQFVTIQRSLRTDLLNEYIRHVGSAVFAILPGVAEGESLGDRLLG